DNA sequence from the Cyanobium sp. WAJ14-Wanaka genome:
TACCTGGGCAAGGTGGGTAGCGGCGAGCACACCAGCAGTGGTCTCAGCCGCGGGGAGGCGGCAGATGCCCTGGAATTAATGCTCAATGGCGAAGCCAGCCCGGCCCAGATTGGCGCCTTTCTGATCGCCCATCGCATTCGCCGGCCGGAGCCCCAGGAACTGACCGGGATGCTGGATGTCTACCGTCAGCTTGGACCGAAGTTAATAAGTAACCAGCCAGCACTTTGTTTTGGCATCCCCTTCGACGGCCGCAGCCGCACCTCGCCCATCTATCCCCTCACATCACTTTTACTGGCCAGCGCAGGCATTCCAGTGGTATTGCAGGGGGGAGGGCGCATGCCGGTCAAATACGGGGTCACTGCCATGGAGCTATTCGCTGCCCTTGGCCTGGCCCTTAGGGACCGCAGTGTCGCCTGGGTTCAGAACTGCCTAGACCTTTGGAATCTCGCCCTGATTCACCAACCCGACCACTTCCCCGCTGCCGAAGTACTGGTCCCGATCCGTGAAGACATTGGCAAGCGACCACCAGTGGCCAGCCTGGAACTGCTGTGGACAGCCCACAGGGGCAACCATCTATTGGTGAGCGGCTTTGTACATCCGCCAACGGAGGCCCGGGCCTGGCAAGCCTTAAAACTCGCCGGCGAAACAGAGATCCTCACCATTAAGGGGCTTGAGGGAAGCACCGATCTACCGATCAGCCGAGCCTGCGTGACGGGACGCCCCAATGACAGCGGCGATGGCCGCCTCATCCTTCACCCCCGCGACCACGACTGCTACGGCAACGATCCAGCCTGGATTGACCTCGACACCTGGGCTGACCAGGCCTTAGCTGCCCTAGGGGGGCAGGGGCCCCTAGCCACCTCCCTGATCTGGAATGCGGGCAACTACCTATGGCAGGCGGGCCTAAGCAACACCCAGGAAGCTGGCCTGGAAAGCTGCCGCAAACTGCTCCACTCGGGCAAGCCCCTAGGCCATCTGGCAGCGATACATCAGCACTGCAGCTGAAGAGGCCGCCCTAATCAGGGGGCTGCCCCTTGATTCAGAAAACTGGCAGCAGCTAGGGGAATTGTGGCTTTTTGCCCTCTGGAAACTGGCAAAACCAGGCCACAATCACCACAATCTTGACGCCGCCTTGCACGAAATCTCGCAGCCAGGCAAGACCTAGATGCCCCAGCGAGGCCGAAAAAGCAAACCTAAAACCTGTAACAACGATCACTTCAGCAGGTAGCCCAAACGTGGTTTTCTAAACATGTTGGTCAGCATTGGCGCCAGCTTAACAAATCAGTGTTGACAAAAGTCCGTTGTTGTGAGACCCGTCAATTCGCTCTCCCAAGTGGTGGTCTGCCACGGGATATAAATTGATTGTACGTACCCACCAAGGGATAAAACCATGACACCAATCACTCGACGCAAAGCAATTTTCACCGGCCTGGCAACGGCCACTGGTATTGCCATTCAATTTGGCGGAATTGCCAGCCTGCTTAATTCCAGCCCGGCACAGGCAGCCCCCGGCAAGCCGGAAACCACCACTGTCGAGCTTGGATTCATCGCCCTTACCGATGCAGCACCCCTAATCATTGCCAAAGAGAAGGGATTCTTTGCCAAGCAGGGCATGACAGGCGTAGAACTAAAGAAACAGACGTCCTGGGCCGTAACCCGCGACAACCTGGAAC
Encoded proteins:
- a CDS encoding anthranilate phosphoribosyltransferase family protein; the protein is MAQAPAVPPQPKQDAKIPGRDRFRTYLGKVGSGEHTSSGLSRGEAADALELMLNGEASPAQIGAFLIAHRIRRPEPQELTGMLDVYRQLGPKLISNQPALCFGIPFDGRSRTSPIYPLTSLLLASAGIPVVLQGGGRMPVKYGVTAMELFAALGLALRDRSVAWVQNCLDLWNLALIHQPDHFPAAEVLVPIREDIGKRPPVASLELLWTAHRGNHLLVSGFVHPPTEARAWQALKLAGETEILTIKGLEGSTDLPISRACVTGRPNDSGDGRLILHPRDHDCYGNDPAWIDLDTWADQALAALGGQGPLATSLIWNAGNYLWQAGLSNTQEAGLESCRKLLHSGKPLGHLAAIHQHCS
- a CDS encoding nitrate reductase associated protein produces the protein MPLDSENWQQLGELWLFALWKLAKPGHNHHNLDAALHEISQPGKT